The following are from one region of the Variovorax sp. V213 genome:
- the ctaD gene encoding cytochrome c oxidase subunit I: protein MPHTDDAGHPAPQSFLTRYVWSQDHKVIAVQYACTAIAVGVVGVVLSNLMRLQLGFPGQFEFINAERYYQFVTMHGMIMVIYLLTALFLGGFGNYLIPLMVGARDMVFPYLNMLSFWVYLLSVVVLMASFFVAGGPTGAGWTLYPPQSILPGTPGHAGGIVLMLVSLVIFIVATTMGGLNYVTTVLQARCEGMTLLRMPLTVWGIFVATILALLGFPALFVSGVMLLLDRTLGTSFFMPALVSMGQVTGYKGGSPLLFQHLFWFFGHPEVYIVALPAFGIVSDLISVHARKCIFGYRMMVWAIVAIGGLSVVVWAHHMFVSGMNPYFGFFFATTTLIIAVPTAIKVYNWILTLWRGDIHLTVPMLFALAFLCTFLIGGLTGLFLGNVSVDIPLSGTYFVVAHFHMVMGVAPLLVVFGGIYHWFPKVTGRMLDDRLGRLHFWITFLGTYAIYFPMHYLGVLGMPRRYYNFDGYKFIPPSAFSMNEFITVVALIVGVGQLLFIFNLAWSAWRGRPADANPWRAASLEWQTPATPPGHGNWGPRLPVVYRWAYAYAEPGAAEDFTPQNAPPEPGAGEPEPEGQSEVRGAPA, encoded by the coding sequence GTGCCCCACACCGACGACGCCGGGCACCCCGCGCCGCAGAGTTTTCTGACCCGCTACGTCTGGAGCCAGGACCACAAGGTGATCGCCGTGCAGTACGCCTGCACCGCCATCGCGGTGGGCGTGGTGGGCGTGGTGCTGTCCAACCTGATGCGGCTGCAGCTCGGCTTTCCCGGCCAGTTCGAGTTCATCAACGCCGAGCGCTACTACCAGTTCGTGACCATGCACGGGATGATCATGGTGATCTACCTGCTTACGGCGCTGTTCCTCGGCGGCTTCGGCAACTACCTGATTCCGCTGATGGTGGGAGCGCGGGACATGGTCTTTCCCTACCTCAACATGCTGAGCTTCTGGGTCTACCTGCTGTCGGTGGTGGTGCTGATGGCGAGCTTCTTCGTCGCCGGCGGTCCCACCGGCGCGGGCTGGACGCTGTATCCACCGCAGTCGATCCTGCCCGGCACGCCGGGCCATGCGGGCGGCATCGTGCTGATGCTGGTGTCGCTGGTGATCTTCATCGTGGCGACCACGATGGGCGGCCTCAACTACGTGACCACCGTGCTGCAGGCGCGCTGCGAAGGCATGACGCTGCTGCGCATGCCGCTCACGGTGTGGGGCATCTTCGTGGCCACCATCCTCGCGCTGCTCGGCTTCCCGGCGCTGTTCGTCAGCGGCGTGATGCTGCTGCTCGACCGGACGCTGGGCACCAGCTTCTTCATGCCGGCGCTGGTGTCGATGGGCCAGGTGACAGGCTACAAGGGCGGCAGTCCGCTGCTGTTCCAGCACCTGTTCTGGTTTTTCGGCCACCCCGAGGTCTACATCGTCGCGCTGCCGGCGTTCGGCATCGTCTCCGACCTGATCAGCGTGCACGCGCGCAAGTGCATCTTCGGCTACCGCATGATGGTGTGGGCCATCGTCGCCATCGGCGGACTCAGCGTGGTGGTGTGGGCGCACCACATGTTCGTGAGCGGCATGAACCCGTACTTCGGCTTCTTCTTCGCGACCACCACGCTGATCATCGCGGTGCCCACCGCGATCAAGGTCTACAACTGGATCCTGACGCTGTGGCGCGGCGACATCCACCTGACGGTGCCGATGCTGTTCGCGCTGGCCTTCCTGTGCACTTTCCTCATCGGCGGGCTGACCGGGCTGTTCCTGGGCAACGTGAGCGTGGACATCCCGCTGTCCGGCACCTATTTCGTGGTGGCGCACTTCCACATGGTGATGGGCGTGGCGCCGCTTCTGGTGGTGTTCGGCGGCATCTACCACTGGTTTCCCAAGGTCACCGGCCGCATGCTCGACGACCGGCTCGGCCGGCTGCATTTCTGGATCACCTTCCTCGGCACCTACGCGATCTACTTCCCGATGCATTATCTCGGCGTGCTGGGGATGCCCCGGCGCTACTACAACTTCGACGGCTACAAGTTCATTCCGCCGTCGGCGTTCAGCATGAACGAGTTCATCACCGTGGTCGCGCTGATCGTCGGCGTGGGCCAGCTGCTGTTCATCTTCAATCTTGCCTGGAGTGCCTGGCGCGGCCGGCCGGCCGACGCCAATCCATGGCGCGCCGCCTCGCTCGAATGGCAGACGCCGGCAACGCCGCCGGGCCATGGCAACTGGGGCCCGCGGCTGCCGGTGGTCTACAGGTGGGCCTATGCCTATGCGGAGCCGGGCGCGGCGGAAGATTTCACTCCGCAGAACGCGCCGCCGGAACCCGGGGCAGGGGAGCCCGAGCCGGAGGGCCAGAGCGAGGTCCGGGGAGCACCGGCATGA
- a CDS encoding creatininase family protein yields MNPVPLRSRFWSDLTSEEFSRLDRERLIAVLPVGATEQHGPHLPMSTDTATIDGMVRAALPHLPHDLPALFLPTVPYGKSNEHSRYPGTLTVSATTLISLWKDIGACVAKAGVRKLVLYNSHGGQMSVMDIVARDLREEHGMMVVAANWYTLGLPEGLFTAHEGRHGIHAGDLESSVMLHLAPDHVRADRFQNFHSMTEDLAAENTFLSITPTGKLGWQMHDINPAGAAGDATRATAEKGSAVLDHVGRRFALLLQEVDRFPLSRLANEPAWK; encoded by the coding sequence ATGAACCCGGTCCCCTTGCGCAGCCGCTTCTGGTCCGACCTGACCAGCGAAGAGTTCTCCCGCCTCGACCGCGAACGGCTCATCGCCGTGCTGCCGGTGGGCGCTACCGAGCAGCACGGTCCCCATCTGCCGATGTCGACCGACACGGCCACCATCGACGGCATGGTGCGCGCCGCGCTCCCGCACCTGCCCCACGACTTGCCGGCGCTCTTCCTGCCGACCGTGCCCTACGGCAAGAGCAACGAGCATTCGCGCTACCCGGGCACGCTCACCGTCTCGGCCACCACGCTGATCTCGCTGTGGAAGGACATCGGCGCATGCGTGGCGAAGGCCGGCGTGCGCAAGCTGGTGCTCTACAACAGCCACGGCGGCCAGATGAGCGTGATGGACATCGTGGCGCGCGACTTGCGCGAAGAGCACGGCATGATGGTCGTCGCCGCCAACTGGTACACGCTGGGGTTGCCCGAAGGGCTCTTCACCGCGCATGAGGGCAGGCACGGCATCCACGCCGGCGACCTCGAAAGCTCGGTGATGCTGCACCTTGCGCCCGACCACGTGCGCGCCGACCGGTTCCAGAACTTCCACTCGATGACCGAGGACCTGGCCGCCGAGAACACATTCCTCTCGATCACGCCCACCGGCAAGCTCGGCTGGCAGATGCACGACATCAACCCCGCCGGCGCAGCCGGCGACGCCACGCGCGCCACGGCCGAGAAGGGCTCCGCCGTGCTCGACCACGTGGGCCGCCGCTTCGCCCTGCTGCTGCAGGAGGTGGACCGGTTTCCGCTCTCGCGCCTCGCCAACGAACCGGCCTGGAAATGA
- a CDS encoding c-type cytochrome yields the protein MTMAVALLLIVAASVLFHVFNPWWTTPLASNWGLMDDTLTITLGITGIFFIVINAFVAYMLVRFRHREGHRAAHEPENRKLERWLIGGTTVGIMALLAPGLVVYANYVREPHDALVLEVLAQQWQWRFRFPGEDGKLGATDARFFSATNPFGIDPADRAGQDDLLIASDEVHLPLGKPVLVLMRSNDVLHDFFVPNFRARMNTVPGQVSRFWFTPTVAGRYEALCAQLCGVGHPNMRGYVVVEDPAAYTAWRAALPTFAKSQAKAPEPPAGAVAAGGGARVEQGRALADAKGCVACHTIDGSPRVGPTWKGLHGKTETMADGSTALVDEAYLRSFIRDPQARHVKGFPPVMPKIELSDEELAALVAYIQSLGSPPAQAAAEQKAPR from the coding sequence ATGACCATGGCCGTTGCCCTGTTGCTCATCGTGGCCGCCTCGGTGCTGTTTCACGTCTTCAATCCATGGTGGACGACGCCTCTGGCTTCGAACTGGGGGCTGATGGACGACACCCTGACGATCACGCTGGGCATCACGGGCATCTTCTTCATTGTCATCAACGCGTTTGTCGCCTACATGCTGGTGCGCTTCCGTCATCGCGAGGGCCACCGCGCGGCACATGAGCCCGAGAACAGGAAGCTCGAGCGCTGGCTGATCGGCGGTACCACCGTGGGCATCATGGCGCTTTTGGCGCCCGGCCTCGTGGTCTACGCGAACTACGTCAGGGAGCCCCACGACGCCCTGGTGCTGGAAGTGCTGGCCCAGCAATGGCAATGGCGCTTCCGCTTCCCCGGCGAGGACGGGAAGCTGGGCGCGACCGATGCGCGCTTCTTCAGCGCCACCAATCCCTTCGGGATCGACCCCGCCGACCGGGCCGGGCAGGACGACCTCCTGATCGCCAGCGACGAGGTGCATCTGCCGCTCGGCAAGCCGGTGCTGGTGCTGATGCGTTCGAACGACGTGCTGCACGACTTCTTCGTGCCGAACTTCCGCGCCCGGATGAACACGGTGCCGGGGCAGGTCAGCCGCTTCTGGTTCACGCCGACCGTCGCGGGTCGCTACGAAGCGCTTTGCGCGCAGCTGTGCGGCGTGGGCCACCCCAACATGCGCGGCTACGTGGTGGTGGAAGACCCGGCGGCCTACACGGCCTGGCGCGCGGCGCTGCCGACCTTCGCCAAGTCGCAGGCCAAGGCGCCCGAGCCTCCGGCCGGCGCCGTGGCGGCCGGCGGTGGCGCGCGCGTCGAACAGGGCCGCGCGCTGGCGGACGCCAAGGGCTGCGTGGCCTGCCACACGATCGACGGCAGCCCTCGCGTGGGACCGACCTGGAAGGGGCTGCACGGCAAGACCGAAACCATGGCGGACGGCTCCACCGCGCTGGTCGACGAAGCCTATCTGCGCAGCTTCATCCGCGATCCGCAGGCCCGCCATGTGAAGGGCTTTCCGCCCGTCATGCCCAAGATCGAGTTGAGCGATGAAGAACTGGCCGCGCTGGTGGCCTATATCCAGAGTCTGGGCAGCCCGCCGGCGCAGGCTGCCGCCGAACAGAAGGCTCCGCGATGA
- a CDS encoding DUF1269 domain-containing protein, which yields MKRRIYWLVPDLASARQTMDDLVRARVDVAHIHFAGPEGMDMAGLHAANVWQTSDLVHAAKTGWVVGSACGIVVGLVAALMFPIIGDDPEWEVAVLVAVLGGVVGAWSASMVGISIPSPRLQRFEGAIAQGQILLMVDLPRSRVRDVEALLQSAHPEARFEGEEPQVPAFL from the coding sequence GTGAAGAGACGCATCTACTGGTTAGTGCCGGACCTGGCGAGCGCCAGGCAGACAATGGACGATCTGGTCCGGGCGCGCGTCGACGTGGCGCACATCCATTTCGCCGGACCGGAAGGCATGGACATGGCCGGGCTCCACGCGGCCAACGTGTGGCAAACCTCCGACCTCGTCCACGCAGCCAAGACCGGCTGGGTGGTCGGCAGTGCCTGCGGCATCGTCGTCGGCCTCGTGGCCGCGCTGATGTTTCCGATCATCGGCGACGACCCCGAATGGGAGGTGGCCGTGCTCGTGGCCGTCCTGGGTGGCGTGGTCGGCGCCTGGTCGGCCAGCATGGTCGGCATTTCCATCCCGAGCCCCAGGCTGCAACGTTTCGAGGGCGCCATCGCACAGGGGCAGATCCTGCTGATGGTGGACCTGCCGCGTTCCCGCGTGCGGGACGTCGAGGCGCTGCTGCAGTCCGCGCATCCCGAAGCCCGGTTCGAGGGTGAAGAGCCCCAGGTCCCGGCGTTCCTCTGA